In one window of Pseudomonas benzenivorans DNA:
- a CDS encoding DksA/TraR family C4-type zinc finger protein produces the protein MAGGWASDGAVQEQIDSSIEDAIARARSQLPRGESLSRCEECDGSIPEARRQAIPGVRLCVACQSEQDKQRQAGAGYNRRGSKDSQLR, from the coding sequence ATGGCCGGTGGCTGGGCAAGTGACGGGGCGGTGCAGGAACAGATCGACAGCAGCATCGAGGACGCCATCGCCCGCGCCCGCAGTCAGCTGCCCAGGGGCGAAAGCCTGAGCCGTTGCGAGGAGTGTGACGGGAGCATTCCCGAGGCGCGGCGCCAGGCCATCCCCGGGGTGCGTCTATGCGTGGCCTGTCAGTCCGAGCAGGACAAGCAACGACAGGCCGGCGCTGGCTATAACCGTCGCGGCAGCAAGGACAGCCAGCTGCGCTGA